In the genome of Geotrypetes seraphini chromosome 14, aGeoSer1.1, whole genome shotgun sequence, one region contains:
- the CD6 gene encoding T-cell differentiation antigen CD6 isoform X11, whose amino-acid sequence MEDSELDKEFRLISTPDLTPIDLECLEQLEDSSDGGNTTRIYHSPEKEGPKGEEHCGWPEPTESLMDKQDPFESTEQLEQPAQPLVRLVNGTSRCGGTVQLRHQREWLALCSEFAELMIASLICKELQCGTARSSNATLHGKGTPCPESPRVVTNRTSAFFLSVHCPGSEEGLENCSLARLSSESCPSGKAAIISCTEHRELRLAGGGSRCAGRVEFEKYGNWGTICDDSWDLQDADIVCRQLGCGSALSAPGASSFGKGAGPIYLDEVNCTGNESYIWDCPAEEQHDCGHKEDAGVMCSGSLGLLTTTVTMERTEEMTSRFIHGRTDAPELVKNGTETSKDPTLRSICIILAVLLLGTLLAFAFFVFRRRKKQVAPVLVHHSLQTSNMPSIESNDYRNPASIAAKIEEPALSSAHHLSEDSDYEDYDFSSKPPLALSTFYNSLRYKPIDDHVQQKNTPMAPLQEGYQDADRPDSQSSLSEKVQEQENYYNQPISSPYPAPTCVPSAASPQASRATEDTSSTSSEEEGWYENFRLPQSENLLPISEVPSSGPQVQEDATDCEYDDIDAST is encoded by the exons GCTGGCCAGAGCCCACTGAGTCACTCATGGATAAGCAGGATCCTTTTGAGAGCACAGAGCAACTTGAACAGCCAG CACAGCCTCTGGTGCGTCTGGTGAATGGGACCAGTCGCTGTGGTGGGACTGTGCAGCTTCGCCACCAGAGGGAATGGCTGGCCCTCTGCAGCGAATTTGCAGAGCTCATGATAGCCAGCCTCATCTGCAAGGAGCTGCAGTGTGGAACCGCCAGGAGCTCCAATGCCACCTTGCATGGCAAAGGAACTCCCTGCCCAGAGAGTCCCAGAGTCGTGACCAACCGCACTTCTGCCTTCTTCCTGAGCGTGCACTGTCCTGGATCTGAGGAAGGTCTGGAAAACTGCAGTTTAGCACGCCTGAGCTCCGAGTCCTGTCCCAGTGGAAAAGCTGCCATCATCAGCTGCACAG AGCACCGGGAGTTGCGCTTGGCGGGCGGCGGCAGCCGCTGCGCAGGTCGAGTGGAATTTGAAAAATACGGGAACTGGGGAACAATTTGTGACGACTCCTGGGATCTGCAGGATGCTGATATTGTGTGCCGGCAGTTGGGGTGTGGCTCGGCACTCAGTGCCCCGGGGGCCTCCTCTTTCGGGAAAGGAGCAGGCCCCATCTATCTGGACGAGGTGAATTGCACTGGGAATGAATCTTATATCTGGGACTGCCCTGCTGAGGAGCAACACGACTGCGGGCACAAGGAAGATGCGGGTGTAATGTGTTCAG GGTCTTTGGGCTTGTTAACTACGACAGTTACGATGGAAAGAACTGAAGAAATGACTTCCAGATTCATCCATGGAAGAACAG ATGCCCCTGAGTTGGTGAAGAATGGGACAGAAACCTCTAAGGACCCCACCCTGCGAAGTATTTGCATTATTCTGGCCGTTCTTCTCCTGGGGACCCTACTGgcctttgctttctttgtcttcaGAAGGCGAAAGAAACAAG TTGCTCCGGTCCTGGTACACCACAGCCTGCAAACCTCCAACATGCCCTCCATAGAAAGCAATGATTACAGGAATCCTGCCAGCATCGCTGCAAAGATTGAAG agcctGCCCTGTCTTCCGCCCACCACCTATCTGAGGACTCTGATTACGAAGATTATGATTTCAGCAGTAAGCCTCCTCTGGCTCTCTCGACGTTTTACA ATTCTCTTCGCTATAAACCGATAGATGACCACGTCCAGCAGAAGAACACGCCAATGGCACCTCTTCAAGAAG GTTATCAAGATGCTGACAGACCTGATTCTCAGAGCTCCTTGTCAGAGAAGGTACAGGAGCAAGAAAATTACTACAATCAGCCCATCTCTAGCCCCTACCCAGCGCCTACCTGTGTACCTTCGGCTGCCTCCCCTCAGG CCTCACGGGCTACAGAAGACACATCTAGCACTTCATCTGAGGAAGAAGGCTGGTATGAAAATTTCAGACTTCCTCAATCTGAGAATCTGCTCCCTATCTCAG AAGTTCCTTCCTCGGGCCCCCAAGTGCAGGAAGATGCCACAGATTGTGAATACGACGACATTGATGCTTCCACGTAA